From Synechococcales cyanobacterium T60_A2020_003, one genomic window encodes:
- the sulP gene encoding sulfate permease produces MSVEHSSPQKSPSRLSVLKKAIPILEWGFPYPRANAVGDITAGIIVASLLIPQSMAYALLAGLPPQMGLYASILPQIIYACLGTSRILSVAPVAVDSLMVATAVGALATQGSPEYIQLAIALAALVGGIEVVIGLLRLGFLVNFLSQAVISGFISAAAILISVSQLKHLLGVKIPQSEALVQLVTSLIQALPETNGITLLMGLGSIALLLFFSRGLGGWLQQRGMSPAAIIPVTKSAPLLVVILGILTVWLFHLDQTASVKVVGSIPSGLPPIGFPAISRTDWQTLFSSALAISFVGFMEAYAVGKFLASKRRQRVEANQELIALGVANLGASFTGGYVVTGGLSRSVVNFSAGANTGLASIITALILLLTILFLTPLFYFLPQTCLAAIILVAVVNLLDFATLKRLWIYNKTDAIAWIAAFVAVLVTSVQTGILIGAVISLMLHLWRTSRPHIAIVGRVGETEHFRNVLRHSVKTCPHVLAIRVDESLYFVNTKYLEDYVLKAISQNPDVKYLLLVCSAINIIDGSALETLRRLIADLQVRGITFCMAEVKGPVMDHLEQIGFVDELGRDRIFLSTDQAMRALECA; encoded by the coding sequence TCCCCAAAGTATGGCCTATGCCTTGCTGGCAGGACTCCCGCCCCAAATGGGTCTCTATGCCAGTATCCTGCCGCAGATTATCTATGCTTGCTTAGGCACAAGTCGCATCCTCTCCGTGGCTCCTGTGGCAGTGGACTCGTTGATGGTGGCGACTGCGGTAGGAGCTTTAGCCACCCAGGGATCTCCTGAATATATCCAACTGGCGATCGCCCTAGCCGCTCTTGTAGGCGGGATTGAGGTTGTCATTGGTCTCTTGCGTCTCGGATTTCTCGTCAATTTCCTCAGTCAAGCGGTGATTTCAGGGTTTATCAGCGCGGCAGCAATTCTGATTAGTGTCAGCCAGCTTAAGCATCTTCTGGGGGTCAAAATTCCCCAATCGGAAGCGTTGGTACAACTCGTTACCTCCCTAATCCAAGCCCTTCCAGAGACAAACGGCATTACGCTATTGATGGGATTAGGCAGCATTGCGCTCCTTCTCTTCTTTAGCCGGGGACTGGGGGGATGGCTCCAACAACGGGGAATGTCGCCTGCTGCCATTATTCCGGTTACCAAGAGTGCGCCCCTTTTGGTCGTTATTTTGGGAATTCTCACCGTCTGGCTCTTTCACCTTGATCAAACGGCTAGCGTCAAGGTGGTAGGCAGTATTCCATCTGGACTACCACCGATCGGATTTCCCGCTATTTCCCGCACAGATTGGCAGACCTTGTTTTCCTCTGCCCTCGCCATTAGTTTTGTGGGATTTATGGAAGCCTATGCCGTTGGCAAATTTCTAGCCAGCAAACGCCGACAGCGGGTAGAGGCGAATCAAGAATTGATTGCCTTAGGCGTTGCTAACCTGGGTGCATCCTTTACGGGAGGATATGTGGTGACAGGAGGGCTGAGTCGATCGGTGGTGAACTTTTCGGCAGGTGCAAACACGGGCTTGGCCTCCATCATTACAGCCCTGATTTTGTTGCTGACGATTCTTTTTCTGACGCCGCTGTTCTATTTCTTGCCGCAAACCTGCCTCGCTGCCATCATTCTCGTAGCGGTTGTCAATCTTCTTGACTTTGCCACCCTAAAACGGCTCTGGATCTACAACAAAACCGACGCGATCGCCTGGATTGCGGCCTTTGTCGCGGTGCTGGTAACCAGTGTCCAAACCGGAATCCTCATTGGAGCCGTGATTTCGCTGATGCTCCACCTCTGGCGCACGAGTCGGCCTCACATCGCTATTGTGGGACGAGTGGGTGAGACTGAACATTTTCGTAATGTGTTGCGCCATTCCGTAAAGACCTGTCCCCATGTGCTAGCGATTCGCGTGGATGAGAGTCTCTATTTCGTTAACACCAAATACCTGGAAGACTATGTGCTGAAAGCAATTTCCCAGAATCCTGATGTCAAATATTTGCTGCTGGTATGTAGCGCGATCAACATCATCGACGGTAGCGCATTGGAAACCTTGCGAAGGCTCATTGCCGATCTACAAGTACGGGGCATTACCTTCTGTATGGCCGAAGTCAAAGGGCCCGTGATGGATCATCTAGAGCAAATTGGTTTTGTAGATGAATTGGGGCGCGATCGCATCTTTCTGTCAACCGATCAGGCCATGCGGGCTTTAGAGTGCGCGTAG
- a CDS encoding DUF4278 domain-containing protein produces MKLSYRGIKYESHLSTVPTTDGKEIGHYRGLTLREHIAKTAK; encoded by the coding sequence ATGAAACTCTCCTATCGCGGTATCAAGTACGAGTCCCATCTCTCCACCGTTCCCACTACAGACGGTAAAGAGATTGGTCACTATCGTGGTCTTACCCTTCGCGAACACATTGCGAAAACCGCTAAATAG